The Fortiea contorta PCC 7126 genome has a segment encoding these proteins:
- a CDS encoding GMC oxidoreductase gives MKFNDLRRLENDTVIETDLCIVGSGPAGLSLAKEFAGTKTEVWVLESGGLSDEPDTQALYDIESVGVPRIMNQDIIRYRILGGTSHIWTGRCAPFDNIDFQQRSWVPHSGWPITPDSLENYLERAGENLGIGPNCYDETLWQQFNVRRPQSDLNEKLVRPQFWQYSKEPHDASEPARFGRHTPDAANIRILLHANVTHINTNEIGNRVESVEVSTLEGKRAQIKAKAIVLCCGGIENARLLLASNRRVPYGVGNQNDTVGRYLMDHPGCVMGTFNPKEAAPVQDRFGQYWLDDAQGRHTYLQGIALSAEIQEQEQLLNCAAFLEEKVAADDPSFAMQRLKMAFKNKKLTKQAYEDAIALLTHPSATAQGIYRRVAKHRPPIRKTTGIDLFCLVEQRPDPESRVTLSEQKDALGMPLSKLNWKISEQERQTVKRLSHLICQEFQRLGLPQPQLSQWLDAKENWECNFVDRAHPTGTTRMSLNPKEGVVDENSQVHGVEGLFIAGSSVFPTTSHANPTLMLVAMSIRLADWLKITEFNTLGEQFSREKIGVVDSEETLISSTPLL, from the coding sequence GTGAAATTTAACGATCTCCGACGGTTGGAAAACGATACGGTAATTGAAACTGATCTGTGTATTGTAGGCAGCGGCCCCGCTGGTTTATCTCTCGCTAAAGAGTTTGCTGGTACGAAAACCGAAGTTTGGGTGCTGGAAAGCGGCGGTTTATCAGATGAGCCTGATACTCAAGCTTTGTATGACATTGAAAGCGTTGGTGTCCCTAGAATCATGAATCAGGACATCATTCGCTATCGGATTTTGGGCGGGACATCCCACATCTGGACTGGGCGATGCGCGCCATTCGACAATATTGATTTTCAGCAACGCTCCTGGGTTCCTCACTCAGGTTGGCCAATCACCCCAGACAGTTTGGAAAATTACCTAGAGCGGGCGGGAGAAAACTTGGGAATTGGGCCTAACTGCTACGACGAGACACTTTGGCAGCAGTTCAACGTGCGGCGTCCGCAATCTGACTTGAATGAAAAACTCGTCAGACCTCAGTTTTGGCAATATAGCAAGGAACCTCATGATGCTTCCGAGCCGGCACGATTTGGTCGCCATACTCCTGACGCTGCCAATATTCGCATTTTGCTACACGCCAATGTCACGCACATCAATACTAACGAGATTGGTAATCGGGTTGAGTCGGTAGAAGTGAGTACTTTAGAGGGTAAGCGGGCGCAGATTAAAGCTAAGGCGATCGTGCTTTGTTGTGGTGGTATAGAAAATGCTCGCTTACTGTTGGCTTCTAACCGCAGAGTTCCCTATGGTGTCGGTAATCAGAATGACACTGTAGGTCGGTACTTGATGGATCACCCAGGTTGTGTGATGGGTACCTTTAATCCCAAAGAAGCGGCTCCAGTTCAAGATCGCTTTGGTCAGTATTGGTTAGATGATGCTCAAGGACGCCATACCTATTTGCAAGGTATTGCTTTGAGTGCGGAGATTCAAGAGCAAGAGCAGTTGCTCAATTGTGCGGCTTTCTTAGAAGAAAAGGTAGCAGCGGATGATCCATCTTTCGCTATGCAGCGTCTAAAAATGGCGTTCAAAAACAAAAAGCTGACCAAGCAAGCTTATGAAGATGCGATCGCACTCTTGACTCATCCCAGTGCAACAGCTCAAGGAATTTACCGCCGAGTAGCTAAACATCGTCCACCCATCAGAAAAACTACTGGAATTGACCTATTCTGCTTGGTGGAACAACGCCCTGATCCAGAAAGTCGGGTGACACTTTCTGAGCAAAAAGACGCCTTGGGTATGCCTCTGTCTAAACTCAACTGGAAAATCAGTGAACAAGAACGGCAGACAGTCAAACGCCTCAGTCACTTGATTTGTCAAGAGTTTCAGCGCTTGGGACTACCTCAACCTCAACTTTCTCAATGGCTAGATGCTAAAGAAAATTGGGAATGTAACTTTGTAGATCGAGCACATCCCACCGGTACAACCCGGATGTCGCTGAATCCCAAAGAAGGAGTAGTGGATGAAAATAGTCAGGTACACGGTGTAGAAGGACTGTTTATCGCCGGTAGTTCTGTTTTCCCCACCACAAGTCACGCCAATCCCACATTAATGCTGGTAGCTATGTCGATTCGCCTCGCTGATTGGTTGAAAATCACCGAGTTCAACACCTTGGGTGAGCAATTCAGCAGAGAAAAGATTGGTGTTGTCGATAGCGAAGAAACATTAATTTCATCCACACCTCTGCTTTAA
- a CDS encoding glycosyltransferase has protein sequence MQSIGIVVIGRNEGSRLHKCLLSVVGEGITVIYVDSGSTDGSVALARSLGAHIVELDLSIPFTAARARNAGFEYLLQVEPNIEFVQFVDGDCRVVAGWLERAQNELLAQKDVVVVCGRRREEFPNNSIYNRLCDIEWDTPIGEAKACGGDAMMRVSALKQVGGFNPTLIAGEEPELCVRLRQAGGRILRIDAEMTLHDAQITRLSQWWRRSLRGGHAYAEGSWLHGSSPERHWVQESRRIWFWGFLLPFLAIFGVWPTWGLSLLLLFMAYTFLAYRVYQHTRQRNFKTRDAVSYSLFCVLDKFPQLQGLIQFHLSRLFRRQRTLVEYKN, from the coding sequence TTGCAGTCAATTGGAATTGTAGTCATTGGACGAAATGAAGGTAGTCGTCTTCACAAATGCCTGTTGTCAGTGGTAGGCGAAGGCATAACGGTTATCTATGTAGATTCTGGTTCCACAGATGGTAGTGTAGCCCTGGCTCGTTCTCTGGGCGCACATATTGTAGAGCTTGATTTATCAATTCCGTTTACTGCTGCTCGTGCCAGAAATGCTGGATTTGAATATTTGTTACAAGTAGAACCAAATATTGAGTTTGTGCAGTTTGTAGATGGAGATTGTCGCGTAGTCGCGGGCTGGTTAGAACGTGCTCAAAATGAATTGCTGGCTCAAAAAGATGTTGTAGTTGTGTGCGGGCGACGCCGAGAAGAATTTCCCAATAATTCTATTTATAACCGCTTGTGTGATATTGAATGGGACACACCGATTGGTGAGGCGAAAGCTTGTGGTGGTGATGCAATGATGCGGGTGAGCGCACTCAAACAAGTGGGCGGGTTTAATCCCACATTAATTGCAGGCGAAGAACCGGAACTATGTGTGCGGTTGCGTCAAGCTGGCGGCAGAATTTTACGTATAGATGCCGAGATGACATTGCATGATGCTCAAATTACTCGCTTAAGTCAGTGGTGGAGGCGATCGCTCCGAGGTGGACATGCTTATGCTGAAGGTTCTTGGCTACATGGTTCTAGTCCAGAACGACATTGGGTACAAGAAAGTCGCCGGATTTGGTTTTGGGGATTTTTGTTACCATTTTTAGCGATTTTTGGGGTATGGCCGACTTGGGGGTTGAGCTTACTCTTACTTTTCATGGCTTACACCTTTTTAGCCTACCGAGTTTACCAACATACACGACAGCGAAACTTTAAAACCAGAGATGCAGTCTCTTACTCTTTGTTTTGTGTACTAGATAAATTCCCACAACTCCAGGGTTTAATACAATTTCATCTTTCTCGGTTATTCAGACGACAACGCACTCTAGTAGAATACAAAAATTGA
- a CDS encoding Gfo/Idh/MocA family protein yields MSSSPITASSPKSKSNSLEKSIAIVGCGFVADYYLKALPHYSQLKLVGVMDRNSDRSSKFAAYHGISRIYNSLEELLADDNVDIVLNLTNPSSHYSVSKAALEAGKHVYSEKPLAMEMWQAEELVKIAEQKGLYLSSAPCSLLSETAQTVWKALRENKVGKVRLVYAEMDDGLVHRMPYQKWLSQSGTPWPYKDEFEVGCTLEHAGYYVTWLTAFFGPAETVSAFSSCLVPDKETDVPLDMNAPDFSVACIKFASGVVARLTCSIVAPHDHSLRIIGDDGILGIKDCWYYGAPVYIRRSITIRRKRLEGIWKQNYPLVRKPVRVGSNNAQQMDFCRGVAEMAAAIAEERPSRLSAQFSLHNNELVLAINNSLETGSPYKLTTSFDPIQPMPWAK; encoded by the coding sequence GTGTCTTCTTCCCCCATCACGGCTTCTAGTCCCAAGAGTAAGAGCAATTCCTTGGAAAAATCCATCGCCATTGTCGGTTGTGGATTCGTCGCTGACTACTATCTCAAAGCCCTCCCACACTATTCGCAACTAAAATTAGTGGGGGTGATGGATCGAAATAGCGATCGCTCCTCTAAATTTGCTGCCTATCACGGTATTTCTCGCATTTATAATTCCCTAGAGGAACTACTGGCAGATGACAATGTGGATATTGTCTTGAATCTCACCAATCCCAGTAGTCATTACTCAGTTTCCAAAGCCGCTTTAGAGGCGGGTAAGCATGTCTATTCTGAGAAACCTCTGGCCATGGAAATGTGGCAAGCTGAGGAGTTAGTCAAAATTGCCGAACAAAAAGGTTTATATCTATCCTCCGCACCATGTAGCTTATTGAGCGAAACTGCTCAAACAGTTTGGAAGGCTTTGAGGGAAAATAAAGTCGGTAAGGTGCGATTAGTCTACGCAGAAATGGACGATGGACTAGTACACCGGATGCCTTACCAAAAATGGTTGAGTCAATCTGGGACTCCTTGGCCTTATAAAGATGAGTTTGAGGTTGGTTGTACTTTAGAACATGCTGGTTACTACGTCACTTGGCTGACAGCATTTTTTGGCCCAGCCGAAACGGTTTCTGCTTTTTCGTCCTGTTTGGTTCCCGATAAAGAAACCGATGTACCTTTAGATATGAATGCTCCGGATTTTTCCGTAGCTTGTATTAAGTTTGCTTCTGGTGTAGTCGCCAGACTAACTTGCAGTATCGTTGCACCCCACGACCACTCACTGAGAATTATTGGCGATGATGGGATATTGGGGATTAAAGATTGCTGGTATTATGGAGCACCTGTTTATATTCGACGGAGTATCACCATCAGACGCAAGCGACTAGAAGGTATCTGGAAGCAAAATTACCCCTTGGTGAGGAAACCAGTGCGGGTGGGTTCTAACAATGCTCAACAAATGGACTTTTGTCGGGGTGTAGCAGAAATGGCTGCGGCGATCGCTGAGGAAAGACCTTCTCGATTGTCAGCGCAATTTTCTCTCCATAACAATGAACTTGTCCTAGCTATCAATAATTCTCTAGAGACAGGTTCTCCCTATAAACTTACAACTTCCTTTGATCCAATTCAGCCCATGCCTTGGGCGAAATAA
- a CDS encoding glycosyltransferase family 2 protein, whose product MYNQPLLSILINNYNYARFIRQAIDSALNQTSGRVEVIVVDDGSKDDSQEIIASYGNQITAVFKENGGQASAFNAGFQASRGEIVLFLDADDYFSADKVSVITQLFSENPVIGWIFHELEDVDAKGKSLAVENVHRLSELAYVDFRQSILNGDNLPFLPATSGLCFKRSVLAQILPMPEEILISADNFLRLAAIYLSPGLLLPDQLAVHRIHGSNLFEFRPDTDVINAETNIKTSYYLKDKFPQTKNFANRLYAHSLGKLAGKTSWRRVFQIPESKKYFHKFSLETWLSCSPRIMYNYAKSVMG is encoded by the coding sequence ATGTACAACCAACCTTTATTGAGTATTCTGATAAACAATTATAACTACGCACGTTTTATACGTCAAGCAATTGACAGTGCCTTAAACCAAACATCTGGTCGTGTGGAAGTAATTGTGGTTGATGATGGCTCAAAGGACGATTCTCAAGAAATTATCGCCAGTTACGGAAATCAAATCACGGCCGTATTTAAAGAAAACGGCGGACAAGCTTCGGCTTTTAATGCGGGTTTCCAAGCTAGTCGGGGCGAGATTGTTCTTTTTCTAGATGCTGATGATTACTTTAGTGCTGATAAAGTAAGCGTAATCACCCAACTTTTCAGTGAAAATCCTGTCATTGGTTGGATTTTTCATGAACTAGAAGATGTGGATGCAAAGGGGAAGTCTTTAGCAGTTGAGAATGTTCATCGTTTGTCTGAACTGGCTTATGTTGATTTTCGTCAAAGCATCTTAAATGGAGATAACTTACCATTTTTACCCGCTACCAGTGGTCTATGCTTCAAGCGTAGTGTATTGGCGCAGATTTTACCGATGCCAGAAGAAATTCTGATATCAGCTGATAATTTTCTACGACTAGCCGCAATATATCTGTCTCCTGGGTTATTATTGCCTGACCAATTGGCTGTGCATCGGATTCATGGCTCTAATTTATTTGAATTTAGACCTGATACCGATGTGATTAATGCCGAGACAAATATCAAAACCTCCTACTATCTCAAAGACAAGTTCCCGCAAACCAAGAATTTTGCTAATAGACTCTACGCGCATTCTTTGGGAAAACTGGCTGGTAAAACTAGTTGGCGCAGGGTATTTCAAATACCTGAATCAAAAAAGTATTTCCACAAGTTCTCTTTAGAAACTTGGCTCAGTTGTAGTCCCAGGATCATGTATAACTATGCCAAATCGGTTATGGGGTAA
- a CDS encoding glycosyltransferase family 4 protein, with product MHIAYLTGEYPRATDTFIQREIATLRAQGVEVDTFSVRRTGNQHMVGPEQKQERDRTFYLLPPNPLHLLLAHVGLLFSSPSRYLQAIKLAWSTSQPGLQGGIYQLFYFLEAGILAQEIRKRKISHLHNHFPDSSGSVAMLAAELGGFTFSLTMHGPYIFFEPYRWRLDEKIKRALFVACISYYCRSQGMVFVPTDKWNRMHIVHCGIDPALFDAVKHQESGKRLLYIGRIAAAKGLPILLESLVILKRSHPDIILTVVGDGPDRAELEKTTAKLGLSANVNFAGYQSQAEVRTHIQQTDVFVMSSFAEGIPVVLMEAMAASLPVVATQIAGISELVENGVNGYLVPPGDVVTLADRVAKLLADHQLRHQFGTAGRAKVQQEFNIYHEVTWLHQVMRAALQGKVETIRPGMKLPATSEPEKATIHA from the coding sequence ATGCATATTGCCTATCTGACTGGAGAATACCCCAGGGCAACAGACACATTCATTCAGCGTGAAATTGCCACCCTGCGAGCACAAGGAGTAGAGGTAGACACATTTTCTGTGCGGCGTACAGGGAATCAACACATGGTAGGGCCAGAACAAAAGCAAGAACGCGATCGCACTTTTTATCTCCTCCCTCCAAATCCACTCCATCTCTTGCTGGCACATGTGGGACTATTGTTTAGTTCCCCCAGCAGATATTTACAAGCCATCAAGCTAGCGTGGTCAACCAGTCAACCAGGATTGCAAGGCGGAATTTATCAATTATTCTACTTTCTCGAAGCAGGCATCCTCGCCCAAGAAATTAGAAAAAGAAAGATTTCTCACCTCCACAACCACTTTCCCGACTCCAGCGGTAGCGTAGCCATGTTAGCCGCCGAATTAGGTGGCTTTACTTTTAGCTTGACGATGCACGGCCCTTACATATTTTTTGAGCCGTATCGCTGGCGTCTAGACGAAAAAATCAAACGGGCGCTGTTTGTGGCTTGCATCAGTTATTACTGTCGCAGTCAAGGAATGGTGTTTGTACCAACTGACAAGTGGAATCGGATGCACATCGTCCATTGTGGGATTGATCCAGCTTTATTCGATGCAGTTAAGCATCAAGAATCCGGTAAACGGCTGCTGTACATCGGACGCATCGCCGCTGCGAAAGGATTACCCATATTATTAGAAAGCTTAGTAATTTTAAAGCGATCGCACCCAGATATCATCCTCACCGTTGTTGGTGACGGCCCAGACCGAGCAGAATTAGAAAAAACCACCGCCAAATTGGGACTAAGTGCAAATGTCAATTTTGCCGGTTATCAGTCCCAAGCCGAAGTCCGCACCCACATACAGCAAACTGACGTATTCGTCATGTCCAGCTTTGCCGAAGGAATACCAGTAGTATTAATGGAAGCAATGGCTGCAAGCCTTCCTGTGGTAGCTACACAGATTGCAGGTATTAGCGAACTAGTAGAAAATGGTGTCAACGGCTACCTTGTACCTCCTGGAGACGTAGTTACTCTCGCTGACCGTGTAGCTAAATTATTAGCAGACCATCAATTGCGTCACCAATTCGGTACAGCAGGTAGAGCCAAAGTGCAGCAAGAATTTAATATTTATCACGAAGTCACATGGCTGCATCAAGTGATGCGCGCCGCACTACAAGGAAAAGTGGAAACGATTCGCCCCGGTATGAAGCTACCAGCCACCAGCGAACCAGAAAAAGCCACCATTCACGCCTAG
- a CDS encoding NAD-dependent epimerase/dehydratase family protein codes for MKLLVTGASGFLGQYVVTSALQRGHQVRAVVRPTSDTTKLPWLNHPSLELVRWDLQQHSAAVDALQGVDAVIHLAAAKQGDFDTQYKSTVVATEQLIQAMVAAKVLRLVAISSFSVFDYLNTPVGEIINEDSPLEREPKHRDVYAQTKLLQENLVRDFHKQTGGQVTILRPGMIYGRDYLWNACLGVKISDRLWIRIGGQAQMPLTYVENCAIAIVLAAESSGAIGETLNIVDDDLPTQSVYAQKLAKFTARSPYTIPVSWTISRLVTQTFWLSNQFLLAGKLKLPGILVPARLHARFKPLCYSNARAQKVLHWQPKYALDAALARSCSDQDLLSVPHQVSQASSSQ; via the coding sequence ATGAAATTATTGGTAACAGGGGCTTCTGGTTTCCTGGGTCAATATGTAGTTACGTCAGCACTCCAGCGCGGACACCAAGTGCGGGCGGTGGTCAGACCCACAAGCGACACAACCAAACTTCCTTGGTTAAATCATCCCAGTCTGGAATTAGTGCGCTGGGATTTGCAACAACACTCCGCTGCGGTGGATGCTTTGCAAGGTGTGGATGCAGTGATTCATCTAGCAGCCGCCAAACAAGGTGATTTTGATACTCAGTATAAAAGTACTGTGGTAGCTACAGAGCAGTTAATTCAAGCAATGGTAGCAGCTAAGGTATTAAGACTGGTAGCAATTAGCAGCTTTTCTGTGTTCGATTACCTGAATACCCCTGTTGGCGAAATCATCAACGAAGATTCACCATTAGAGCGCGAACCCAAACACCGGGATGTTTACGCCCAAACCAAGCTCCTGCAAGAAAATCTTGTCCGTGATTTCCACAAACAAACTGGTGGACAGGTAACAATTTTGCGCCCTGGGATGATCTACGGGCGGGATTACTTATGGAATGCCTGTTTAGGGGTGAAAATCAGCGATCGCCTCTGGATTCGCATCGGTGGTCAAGCTCAGATGCCCTTGACTTATGTAGAAAACTGTGCTATTGCAATTGTTTTAGCAGCTGAATCTTCAGGGGCGATCGGTGAAACACTGAATATTGTGGATGACGATTTGCCCACCCAGAGCGTCTATGCACAGAAATTAGCAAAATTCACAGCGCGATCGCCCTACACAATTCCCGTCAGTTGGACAATATCACGCCTAGTAACCCAGACATTCTGGTTATCTAATCAATTCCTCTTAGCTGGTAAACTTAAACTACCCGGTATCCTTGTCCCCGCTAGGTTACACGCCCGCTTCAAGCCCCTGTGCTACAGCAACGCTCGCGCCCAAAAAGTTTTGCATTGGCAACCAAAGTATGCTCTGGACGCAGCCTTAGCTCGTAGTTGTAGCGACCAAGACTTATTAAGCGTACCGCATCAAGTCAGCCAAGCATCATCTTCTCAATAA
- a CDS encoding acyltransferase family protein, giving the protein MSSTNTIPTAFVNKPKVHFQFIDALRGIAALWVVIFHADSGDRLTQLTSVLPPWLVTVVFKWGSLGVSIFFVLSGFVIAHSLREAKIDLAFWKNFSLRRFARLNPPYYVSILVALGFAFISSTAKGEPFAPMGEPLSIPRLLSHLFYLQDIFRFAHIDDVYWTLCLEVQFYLVFCTLLALVHWLDSTWNWRFGRVAVFVPMALLAALFPLGLFANNVRPYIFLPLWYGFLLGVFAYWSWRGNLQSIFFYLYCGVLLAGGVIRGDNFAIACVICAAIILEVARANRMMWLSWPWLQFLGKISYSLYLIHVPIMGAVFFVASKLLPRNIIGEIAYLILGTLICIVSAAIMWQLVEKPSIKLSQKVKLIKNKEAATV; this is encoded by the coding sequence ATGAGTTCCACCAACACAATACCAACCGCATTTGTTAACAAGCCTAAAGTTCACTTTCAATTTATTGACGCACTCCGGGGTATAGCTGCTCTGTGGGTGGTGATTTTTCATGCTGATTCGGGCGATCGCCTGACGCAATTAACCAGCGTTTTACCGCCTTGGTTGGTCACGGTTGTCTTTAAGTGGGGTAGTTTGGGGGTAAGTATTTTCTTTGTCCTCAGCGGTTTTGTGATTGCTCACTCTCTACGTGAGGCGAAAATTGATTTAGCTTTTTGGAAAAACTTTAGTCTGCGGCGTTTTGCTCGACTTAATCCGCCGTATTATGTATCGATTTTAGTGGCTTTGGGTTTTGCGTTCATCTCATCCACGGCTAAAGGTGAACCGTTCGCACCGATGGGTGAGCCTTTGTCAATACCTAGGCTGTTATCGCATCTATTTTATTTACAAGACATTTTTAGATTTGCACATATTGACGATGTTTACTGGACTCTGTGTTTAGAAGTGCAGTTTTATCTGGTCTTCTGTACATTGTTGGCTCTGGTACATTGGCTCGATTCCACGTGGAATTGGCGTTTTGGTCGCGTTGCTGTGTTCGTCCCTATGGCTTTATTAGCGGCGCTATTCCCTCTGGGTTTATTTGCTAATAATGTCAGACCATATATATTTTTGCCTTTGTGGTATGGCTTTCTGTTGGGAGTCTTTGCCTATTGGTCATGGCGTGGTAATTTGCAGTCCATATTCTTTTACCTCTACTGTGGAGTACTGCTGGCTGGTGGGGTGATTCGCGGGGACAATTTTGCGATCGCCTGCGTCATCTGTGCAGCTATTATCCTGGAAGTGGCGCGAGCTAACCGGATGATGTGGTTAAGTTGGCCCTGGCTCCAGTTTCTCGGTAAAATTTCCTACAGTTTATATTTAATTCACGTCCCCATTATGGGAGCAGTGTTTTTTGTCGCATCTAAGTTGCTTCCTCGGAACATTATTGGTGAAATTGCCTACTTAATCTTAGGTACTCTCATCTGCATAGTCTCTGCTGCGATTATGTGGCAATTAGTGGAAAAACCATCCATCAAATTGAGTCAAAAGGTGAAGCTGATTAAGAATAAAGAGGCGGCTACTGTATGA
- a CDS encoding oligosaccharide flippase family protein — MTSLKKLAIRSAIWTIAGYGANQIIRFASNLVLTRLLVPEFFGLMALVNTLRVGIELFSDLGISQSIVNNKRGDEPEFLNTAWTLQIIRGGIIWIFCLLITIPIANFYGDARLLWLIPIVGITSVVDGFGSTAIHSLHRSMVMGRYTVFELILQILTLSTLIFLAWIYPSVFSLAVGGVIASIMRMVGSYWLIPGYKNRIAWDKDAVQDIMSFGKWMFVASGLIFAAEQADRLILGKLLTFQMLGVYTIAYALASIPREVIKQLSHRVIFPAIANSVDLTRESLRAKILTQRRLILIGFAGFLAILVTCGDKVIDILYDNRYTQATWMMPILCSGIWFSLLFHTTSPALLAIGKPLYAAQSNFARFVLIAFGINIAFNLYGVLGAVIVIGVSDFPLYLVNLYGLWREKLLLIGQDIQTTIFFIGLLAVLITIRYFLGLGLPISAILQ; from the coding sequence ATGACATCTCTCAAAAAGCTTGCCATTCGTAGTGCAATCTGGACAATAGCTGGTTACGGAGCTAATCAGATCATACGGTTTGCTAGTAATCTGGTTTTGACTCGTCTGCTTGTACCAGAATTTTTCGGACTGATGGCGTTAGTCAATACTTTAAGAGTAGGTATTGAATTATTCTCCGATTTGGGGATTTCTCAGAGTATTGTTAATAACAAACGCGGTGATGAGCCAGAATTTCTCAACACAGCTTGGACGCTACAAATCATTCGCGGCGGGATTATTTGGATTTTTTGTTTATTAATTACTATACCTATTGCTAATTTCTATGGAGATGCTAGGCTGCTGTGGCTAATTCCCATTGTCGGGATAACTTCGGTTGTCGATGGCTTCGGTTCGACTGCTATCCACAGTCTTCACCGCTCGATGGTCATGGGCAGATACACTGTATTTGAATTGATACTGCAAATATTAACTTTATCTACATTAATTTTCTTAGCGTGGATTTATCCGAGCGTCTTTTCTCTAGCTGTGGGAGGAGTCATCGCCTCAATCATGAGAATGGTAGGTAGCTATTGGTTGATACCAGGATATAAAAATCGCATAGCTTGGGATAAAGACGCCGTTCAAGACATTATGTCGTTTGGTAAGTGGATGTTTGTAGCGTCTGGGTTAATTTTTGCGGCTGAACAAGCTGATCGTTTGATCCTTGGTAAATTACTAACCTTTCAAATGTTAGGAGTCTATACGATCGCCTACGCTTTAGCCAGTATACCCAGAGAAGTGATCAAACAACTGAGCCACAGAGTTATTTTTCCGGCGATCGCTAACAGTGTTGACCTGACGAGAGAAAGTTTGAGAGCGAAAATCCTCACCCAACGTCGTCTGATACTAATTGGTTTTGCTGGGTTTTTAGCTATCCTTGTTACTTGTGGCGATAAAGTTATTGACATACTTTATGATAATAGATACACCCAAGCAACCTGGATGATGCCAATTCTGTGTTCAGGAATTTGGTTTTCATTGCTATTCCACACTACTAGTCCAGCGCTGCTAGCAATTGGTAAACCTTTATATGCAGCTCAGAGTAATTTTGCGCGGTTCGTCTTAATTGCTTTCGGAATAAATATTGCATTTAATCTCTACGGTGTTTTGGGAGCAGTTATCGTCATCGGTGTCAGTGACTTTCCTTTATATCTAGTTAATCTCTATGGACTTTGGCGAGAGAAACTTTTACTCATAGGACAAGATATTCAAACAACTATCTTTTTTATAGGATTATTAGCTGTTTTGATTACTATACGTTACTTTCTCGGTTTGGGATTACCGATAAGTGCAATACTCCAGTAA
- a CDS encoding glycosyltransferase family 4 protein — MRYHIVLNRKLNLDDINGDAEAGKRPCHVISGISQLLGAKIHFPGEETISFLDQILGRTIGNPQQWALARRLSAELGENDVIFCPGEDIGIPIATLCGARKNRPKIIVFNQNIQRPRGYLVLKLFGLKDKIDLFMTASPSQAEFLQRSFSLPADRVCLFAEQPTDISFFTPGPASPKKLRPIIGSGGLEKRDYVTLAAATQDLDVDVNICAFSPDASALLRSFPKVIPNNMSHRYYDWQDLVQLYRDSDIVAVSLFENNYQAGQSTLFEAMACRRPVVVTQSPGIIEDIVRDGYVVGVKEGDAEGMKQAITDLLNNPKAADAMAQRGYELMLNRYNHKNYVQGVVTELTSRYGEPAKPAESVYSQLSQVRL, encoded by the coding sequence ATGCGCTACCACATTGTTTTGAATCGCAAATTGAACTTAGATGATATTAACGGAGATGCAGAAGCAGGTAAACGTCCTTGCCATGTAATATCGGGTATTAGCCAGCTTTTAGGCGCAAAAATTCACTTTCCAGGTGAGGAAACTATATCGTTTTTAGATCAAATTTTGGGACGAACTATCGGTAATCCTCAACAATGGGCTTTAGCGCGGAGGTTGTCTGCTGAATTAGGAGAAAACGATGTCATTTTTTGTCCAGGAGAAGATATTGGTATCCCCATCGCTACATTGTGTGGTGCACGGAAAAACAGACCCAAAATAATTGTTTTCAACCAAAATATACAACGACCAAGAGGCTATTTGGTGTTGAAGTTATTTGGTCTAAAAGACAAAATTGACTTGTTTATGACTGCTAGCCCGTCGCAAGCTGAGTTTCTCCAGCGCAGTTTTTCTTTACCTGCAGACCGTGTTTGTTTATTTGCAGAACAACCAACGGATATATCCTTCTTCACACCAGGGCCAGCTTCGCCAAAGAAACTACGTCCCATTATTGGTAGCGGTGGCTTAGAAAAACGAGATTATGTAACTCTCGCAGCAGCTACTCAAGATTTAGATGTGGATGTGAATATTTGCGCCTTTTCACCAGACGCTAGCGCTTTGCTACGTTCCTTCCCGAAAGTTATCCCCAATAATATGTCTCATAGATATTATGATTGGCAGGATTTAGTCCAGCTTTATCGGGATTCCGACATAGTTGCGGTGAGTTTGTTTGAGAACAATTACCAAGCTGGTCAGTCTACATTGTTTGAAGCTATGGCTTGTCGGCGTCCTGTGGTGGTGACGCAATCGCCGGGAATTATTGAAGATATTGTCCGTGATGGCTATGTGGTTGGGGTGAAGGAAGGTGACGCAGAAGGGATGAAGCAAGCGATTACCGACCTTTTAAATAACCCCAAAGCAGCAGACGCTATGGCGCAAAGAGGTTATGAACTGATGCTCAACCGATATAATCACAAAAATTATGTTCAAGGTGTAGTTACAGAATTAACATCTAGATATGGAGAACCAGCAAAGCCAGCAGAATCTGTTTACAGTCAGCTTTCACAAGTTAGGTTGTAA